A genomic window from Bradyrhizobium lupini includes:
- a CDS encoding MAPEG family protein: MHHLTALVTLLAILFYFFTSINVSRSRTKTGVKVPAMSGHPDFERAFRIQMNTLEWMPIFLPSLWLFAIYISDSGAAAIGAVWIVGRIVYFIGYSKAAAKRGPGFFIQGIAAIALWAGALGAAVLRLV, from the coding sequence ATGCATCACCTCACCGCCCTCGTCACGCTGCTGGCGATCCTGTTCTACTTCTTCACCTCCATCAACGTGTCGCGCTCGCGCACCAAAACGGGCGTCAAGGTGCCGGCAATGTCGGGCCATCCGGATTTCGAGCGCGCGTTCCGGATCCAGATGAACACGCTGGAATGGATGCCGATCTTCCTGCCGTCGCTCTGGCTTTTCGCGATTTACATCAGCGATTCTGGCGCAGCGGCGATCGGCGCGGTCTGGATCGTCGGCCGCATCGTTTACTTCATCGGCTATTCGAAGGCCGCCGCAAAACGCGGCCCGGGATTTTTTATTCAGGGTATCGCGGCCATTGCGCTGTGGGCGGGGGCGCTGGGAGCGGCGGTGCTGCGGCTGGTGTGA
- a CDS encoding ABC transporter permease — translation MRRALWVLAVLLSHWRRHKMQFATLLIGLIAATALWSGVQAINQQARNAYDRAAATFGGARTPMLVAPDAATFPQELFVKLRRAGWPVSPMLEGRVQVNGRSVRLLGIEPVTLPVDVGNAPRLGAADLSSFVAPPGQTLVAKETLTDLQEREGAAPPISNGAILPPLRVLPQLVPDVLVVDIGVAQRLLNKPDQISRLLIGKPKGKPAPLASVVGDRLQRVEPDAETELERLTDSFHLNLTAFGLLSFFVGLFIVNSAVGLAFEQRLPMLRTLRACGASARLVNTVLVVELVALSLIAGLIGLACGYFIAAALLPDVAASLRGLYGAQIPGQLSLRPEWWLAGIGISIVGALVAAATSLIKAVRMPVLATAQPRAWQQRQRRWLILQSGAACAVLVVALLLLQYGQSLIAGFGVLAALMLGAALILPAFLDIILRTGQRFARRPLALWFWADSRQQLSGLSLALMALLLALAVNVGVSTMVGTFSRTFIGWLNGRLAADVYISASDNAKGVAIRNWLKERSDVQAILSGGRAEAQVQGQPVELLGLPDHALYRERWPLLEAAPRAWTQLIPGNAAFISEQLSRRLNVRVGDVVDVPAPGGTWELDIVGIYADYGNPKGQLAVNVAALIRHFPQTPQTRIGLIVAKENIPSLITALQKQFALDDRSVADQATVKAESIRIFNRTFAVTSALNAFTLGVAGIALLTSLLTLENSRLPQLAPLWAIGITRPRLAAIELTKTLSVALFTSLLAVPLGLLVAWCLIAIVNVKAFGWRLPFHVFPLQLVELVAIALSASLLAALPPMIRLARMQPAGLVKVFANER, via the coding sequence ATGAGGCGCGCGCTCTGGGTCCTCGCCGTGCTGCTCAGCCATTGGCGGCGCCACAAGATGCAGTTCGCGACGCTCCTGATCGGGCTGATCGCGGCGACCGCGCTGTGGAGCGGCGTGCAGGCGATCAACCAGCAGGCCCGCAACGCCTATGACCGCGCCGCGGCAACCTTCGGCGGCGCGCGCACGCCGATGCTGGTCGCGCCTGATGCCGCGACCTTTCCGCAGGAGCTGTTCGTCAAGCTGCGCCGCGCCGGCTGGCCGGTCTCGCCGATGCTGGAGGGACGGGTCCAGGTCAACGGGCGCTCGGTCCGGCTGCTCGGCATCGAGCCGGTGACGCTACCGGTCGATGTCGGCAACGCACCGCGCCTCGGCGCCGCCGATCTGAGCAGCTTCGTCGCGCCGCCGGGCCAGACGCTGGTGGCAAAGGAAACGTTGACCGACTTGCAGGAGCGGGAAGGCGCAGCGCCGCCGATCAGCAACGGCGCAATACTGCCGCCGCTGCGCGTGCTGCCGCAGCTCGTGCCCGACGTGCTCGTGGTCGATATCGGCGTTGCGCAGCGGCTGCTGAACAAGCCGGACCAGATCTCGCGGCTTCTGATCGGCAAGCCCAAGGGCAAGCCCGCGCCCTTAGCGAGCGTCGTCGGCGACCGCTTACAGCGGGTTGAGCCGGATGCGGAGACCGAGCTGGAGCGTCTCACCGACAGCTTTCACCTCAACCTCACCGCGTTCGGCCTGCTGTCGTTCTTCGTCGGTCTTTTCATCGTCAATTCAGCCGTCGGTCTCGCCTTCGAGCAGCGGCTGCCGATGCTGCGTACGCTGCGGGCCTGCGGTGCCTCGGCCCGACTGGTCAACACCGTGCTGGTGGTCGAGCTCGTGGCGCTGTCGCTGATCGCAGGCCTGATCGGGCTTGCCTGCGGCTATTTCATTGCGGCCGCGCTCTTGCCCGACGTCGCAGCATCCCTGCGTGGACTCTATGGCGCGCAGATCCCGGGGCAGCTCAGCTTGCGACCTGAATGGTGGCTCGCCGGGATCGGCATCAGCATTGTGGGCGCGCTGGTGGCCGCGGCGACCAGCCTGATCAAGGCTGTCAGGATGCCGGTGCTGGCGACCGCGCAGCCGCGCGCCTGGCAACAGCGGCAGCGCCGTTGGCTGATCCTGCAAAGCGGGGCTGCCTGCGCTGTGTTGGTGGTCGCGCTGTTGCTGCTCCAGTACGGGCAATCGCTGATCGCGGGCTTTGGCGTGCTGGCAGCGCTGATGCTCGGCGCGGCGTTGATCCTGCCGGCCTTCCTCGACATCATCCTGCGGACCGGGCAGCGTTTCGCGCGGAGGCCGCTTGCGCTGTGGTTCTGGGCGGACAGTCGGCAGCAGCTCTCGGGTTTGTCGCTGGCGCTGATGGCGCTGCTGCTCGCGCTCGCCGTCAATGTCGGGGTGTCCACCATGGTGGGAACGTTCAGCCGCACCTTCATCGGCTGGCTCAACGGGCGGCTCGCAGCCGACGTCTACATCAGCGCCTCCGACAACGCCAAAGGTGTCGCGATCCGCAACTGGCTGAAGGAGCGCAGCGATGTCCAGGCGATCTTGTCGGGCGGACGCGCCGAGGCGCAGGTGCAGGGCCAGCCGGTGGAATTGCTTGGCCTGCCCGATCACGCGCTCTATCGCGAGCGCTGGCCGCTGCTCGAAGCCGCACCCCGTGCCTGGACACAACTCATACCCGGCAATGCCGCTTTCATCAGCGAGCAGCTGAGCCGCCGCCTCAACGTCCGCGTCGGCGACGTCGTAGACGTCCCGGCGCCGGGCGGGACCTGGGAGCTCGACATCGTCGGCATCTATGCCGACTACGGCAACCCCAAGGGACAGCTGGCGGTGAATGTCGCGGCGCTGATCCGGCATTTTCCGCAGACGCCGCAGACGCGCATCGGTCTCATCGTCGCGAAGGAGAATATCCCCAGCCTGATCACGGCGCTGCAGAAGCAGTTTGCGCTCGACGACCGCAGCGTCGCCGACCAGGCGACGGTGAAGGCGGAGTCGATCCGGATCTTCAACCGCACCTTTGCGGTGACTTCGGCGCTGAACGCGTTCACGCTCGGCGTCGCCGGGATCGCGCTTCTGACCAGCTTGCTGACATTGGAGAACTCCCGCCTGCCGCAGCTCGCGCCGCTCTGGGCGATCGGCATCACGCGGCCGCGCCTTGCCGCGATCGAATTGACCAAGACGCTGTCGGTCGCGCTGTTCACCTCGCTCCTGGCCGTGCCGCTCGGGCTGCTGGTGGCGTGGTGCCTGATCGCGATCGTGAACGTGAAGGCGTTCGGCTGGCGGCTGCCGTTCCATGTGTTTCCGCTGCAACTGGTCGAACTGGTCGCGATCGCGCTGTCCGCCTCGTTGCTTGCCGCGCTGCCGCCGATGATCCGACTGGCCCGGATGCAGCCGGCGGGCCTCGTCAAGGTGTTTGCCAATGAGCGCTGA
- a CDS encoding IS30 family transposase, with translation MTIDARLPAFSANGGSVGQIAAALDRPPSTISRELRRNRGRQVGYKPSYAQQQTRARRWKGSRLERDASLRREVLAGLSRGWSPEQVAGRLARERGRRVISCESIYRFIYAQITRTTDFTWRRYLPRGKSKRGHRGKRGGSPASFIEGRVSLAERPAEVADRKVPGHWEADLMMFSKYRQAILAVHERTSRLLLAVPIERKFAAGIASHLVRLFKAVPEALRRTVTFDNGTEFAAHLSCRAS, from the coding sequence TTGACGATCGATGCGAGATTGCCCGCCTTTTCGGCCAATGGCGGCTCGGTCGGGCAAATCGCGGCAGCTTTGGATCGGCCGCCATCAACGATCTCTCGGGAGCTGAGGCGGAACCGTGGCAGGCAAGTCGGCTACAAGCCAAGCTATGCTCAGCAGCAGACCCGGGCGCGGCGCTGGAAGGGCTCTCGCCTCGAGCGGGACGCCAGCTTGCGCCGCGAGGTCTTGGCAGGCTTGAGCCGCGGTTGGTCACCCGAACAGGTCGCAGGCAGGCTGGCCCGGGAACGTGGCCGTAGGGTGATCTCCTGCGAGAGCATCTACCGCTTCATCTACGCCCAGATCACACGCACGACGGACTTCACCTGGCGGCGCTATCTGCCTCGAGGCAAGAGCAAGCGAGGCCACCGCGGCAAACGAGGCGGGAGCCCCGCAAGCTTCATCGAAGGCCGTGTTTCGCTGGCAGAACGGCCTGCCGAGGTCGCCGATCGCAAAGTCCCGGGCCACTGGGAAGCCGATCTGATGATGTTCTCCAAATACCGGCAGGCCATCCTGGCCGTCCACGAGCGAACCTCGCGCCTGCTGCTCGCCGTTCCCATCGAACGCAAGTTCGCCGCCGGTATCGCTAGCCATCTCGTACGCCTGTTCAAAGCCGTACCGGAGGCACTGCGCCGTACCGTCACCTTCGACAACGGCACCGAGTTCGCCGCCCACCTTTCCTGCAGAGCCTCTTGA
- a CDS encoding efflux RND transporter permease subunit, protein MNLGRLSINQPILAMVLSIVLLIVGALAYTTLPVSEYPQVVPPTVVVTTQYPGASAQTVSDTVAAPIEQEINGVEDMLYLYSQATSNGQLTITVTFKLGTDLDKAQVLVQNRVAIAQPRLPEEVQRNGVTTRKNSPDILMVVFMLSPDDTFDQLYISNYALLQVRDQLLRIDGVGDIQIFGARDYSMRLWLDPDRIANLGLTATEVLAAIRAQNVQIAGGQIAEPPIADRAFQPNLTFTGRLKDQKQFEDILIKAGSDGRTVRLRDVARIELGALAYSTNSFLLRKSAVAMLVTQRPGSNALATAKNISDTMTKLKETFPKGLDFNIGYNPTEFIAQSVHELIKTIYEAMLLVVVVVLVFLQGWRPAIIPIIAIPVSLVGTFAVMAALGFSINNLTLFGLVLAVGIVVDDAIVVVENVERHLEHGMSRRDAALKTMEEVGGALVSIALVLCAVFVPTAFLGGISGQFFQQFAVTIAVATAISCFCSLTLSPALASLLLVPHEEKRPPARWNLVARGWNAFTGVFNRVFDRLAHGYAGLANFVIRHSAVMILIYVVLIGSAGWLIATTSQGFIPAQDRGYVIISVQLPGAASLARTTEVVREIERIALDTPGIIRVAAFAGFSGATRTQAGNAAALFPVFDEPEARIKKGLSANAITVELRKRLAAIQGAFIIVIPPPAVPGIGTGGGFTIRIQDRQGRGPEMLAAATDELVAAARKSTSLLAPSVFSPFSANTPQLFVDIDRTKAQKLGVPIAGINDTIQTYFGSTYVNDFNLFGRTYHVTAQADFPFRKEPSDLSRLRTRNASGDMVMLGSVVEFKDVSGPDRVARYNLYAASELQGEPAPGTSSTTALNAIKKLADDTLPSGFSFEWTDLSYQQITGGNAGLYVFPICVLFVYLVLAAQYGSWTLPFAVILIVPMCLLAATIGVRIMGQDVNILTQIGFVVLVGLAAKNAILIVEFARDIEKEGKPRLEAVIDACRLRLRPILMTSFAFILGVLPLVISSGSGSEMRQAVGVAVFFGMIGVTLFGLLFTPIFYVVVRNLAEGKNEGKPKAVG, encoded by the coding sequence ATGAATCTTGGCCGTCTCTCCATCAACCAGCCCATCCTGGCGATGGTGCTGTCGATCGTGCTGCTGATCGTCGGCGCGCTGGCCTATACCACGCTGCCGGTCTCCGAATATCCGCAAGTGGTGCCGCCGACCGTCGTCGTCACCACGCAATATCCCGGCGCCTCCGCGCAGACCGTGTCCGACACGGTTGCCGCACCCATCGAGCAGGAGATCAACGGCGTCGAGGACATGCTGTATCTCTACAGCCAGGCGACCTCGAACGGCCAGCTCACCATCACCGTCACTTTCAAGCTCGGCACCGATCTCGACAAAGCCCAGGTGCTGGTGCAGAACCGCGTTGCGATCGCGCAGCCGCGTTTGCCTGAAGAGGTTCAGCGCAACGGCGTCACCACGCGCAAGAACTCGCCCGACATCCTGATGGTCGTGTTCATGCTGTCGCCCGACGACACGTTCGACCAGCTCTACATCTCCAACTATGCGCTGCTCCAGGTCCGCGATCAGCTGCTGCGGATCGACGGCGTCGGCGACATCCAGATCTTCGGCGCGCGCGATTATTCGATGCGGCTATGGCTCGATCCTGACCGAATCGCCAATCTCGGCTTGACCGCAACCGAGGTGCTCGCCGCGATCCGCGCGCAGAACGTGCAGATCGCGGGCGGCCAGATCGCCGAACCGCCGATCGCCGACCGCGCCTTCCAGCCGAACCTCACCTTCACCGGGCGATTGAAAGACCAGAAGCAGTTCGAGGACATCCTGATCAAGGCCGGCTCTGACGGCCGCACGGTGCGCCTGCGCGACGTCGCCCGTATCGAGCTTGGTGCTCTCGCCTACTCCACCAACAGCTTCCTGCTGCGCAAATCGGCGGTCGCCATGCTGGTGACGCAGCGGCCGGGATCGAACGCGCTCGCGACCGCGAAGAACATTTCGGACACCATGACGAAGCTGAAGGAGACCTTTCCGAAAGGCCTCGACTTCAATATCGGCTACAACCCGACCGAGTTCATCGCGCAGTCCGTCCACGAGCTGATCAAGACCATCTACGAGGCCATGTTGCTCGTGGTCGTCGTCGTGCTGGTGTTCCTGCAGGGATGGCGTCCCGCGATCATTCCGATCATCGCGATTCCGGTTTCGCTGGTCGGCACCTTCGCGGTGATGGCGGCGCTCGGCTTCTCGATCAACAATCTCACGCTGTTCGGGCTCGTTCTCGCCGTCGGTATCGTGGTCGACGACGCCATCGTGGTGGTCGAGAATGTCGAGCGGCATCTCGAGCATGGCATGAGCCGGCGCGATGCCGCGCTGAAGACCATGGAGGAGGTCGGCGGCGCATTGGTGTCGATCGCGCTGGTGCTGTGCGCGGTGTTCGTCCCGACCGCATTTCTGGGCGGAATTTCGGGTCAGTTCTTCCAGCAATTCGCCGTCACCATTGCGGTCGCGACCGCAATCTCCTGCTTCTGCTCGTTGACGCTATCGCCGGCGCTGGCCTCGCTTCTCCTCGTCCCCCACGAGGAGAAACGGCCGCCCGCGCGCTGGAATCTTGTTGCACGCGGCTGGAACGCTTTCACTGGCGTGTTTAACCGCGTGTTCGACCGTCTCGCGCATGGCTACGCCGGCCTCGCCAATTTCGTGATCCGGCATTCGGCGGTGATGATCCTGATCTACGTCGTGCTGATCGGCAGCGCCGGCTGGCTGATCGCCACCACGTCGCAAGGCTTTATTCCGGCGCAGGACCGCGGCTACGTCATCATCTCCGTGCAATTGCCGGGCGCCGCTTCGCTGGCGCGCACCACCGAGGTCGTGCGCGAGATCGAGCGGATCGCGCTGGATACGCCGGGTATCATCCGCGTGGCCGCTTTCGCCGGCTTCTCCGGCGCGACGCGGACGCAGGCCGGCAACGCGGCGGCGCTCTTCCCAGTGTTCGACGAGCCCGAGGCGCGGATCAAGAAAGGATTGTCTGCGAACGCCATCACGGTCGAGCTGCGCAAACGCCTGGCCGCGATTCAGGGTGCCTTCATCATCGTGATTCCGCCGCCGGCCGTGCCCGGCATCGGCACCGGTGGCGGCTTCACCATCCGCATCCAGGACCGCCAGGGCCGTGGGCCGGAGATGCTCGCCGCGGCTACTGACGAGCTTGTCGCCGCGGCGCGCAAATCGACCTCGCTGCTCGCTCCCTCCGTGTTCTCGCCGTTCTCGGCCAATACGCCGCAGCTCTTCGTCGACATCGACCGCACCAAGGCGCAGAAGCTCGGCGTTCCCATCGCCGGCATCAACGACACGATCCAGACCTATTTCGGATCGACCTATGTCAACGACTTCAACCTGTTCGGCCGCACCTACCACGTCACCGCGCAGGCCGACTTCCCGTTCCGGAAAGAGCCGAGCGATCTCTCGCGGTTGCGCACGCGCAACGCCTCCGGCGACATGGTGATGCTCGGCAGCGTGGTCGAGTTCAAGGACGTTTCCGGCCCTGACCGCGTCGCGCGCTACAATCTCTACGCGGCCTCCGAGCTGCAGGGCGAGCCGGCGCCGGGCACCAGCTCGACCACCGCGCTCAACGCGATCAAGAAGCTCGCCGACGACACCCTCCCGAGCGGCTTCAGCTTCGAGTGGACCGATCTGTCCTACCAGCAGATCACGGGCGGCAATGCGGGTCTCTACGTATTCCCGATCTGCGTGCTGTTCGTCTATCTGGTGCTCGCCGCGCAATACGGCAGCTGGACCCTGCCGTTCGCGGTGATCCTGATCGTGCCGATGTGCCTGTTGGCGGCCACCATCGGCGTGCGCATCATGGGGCAGGACGTCAACATCCTCACCCAGATCGGTTTCGTCGTGCTGGTGGGGCTGGCGGCAAAGAACGCGATCCTGATCGTCGAGTTCGCGCGCGACATCGAGAAAGAAGGCAAGCCGCGGCTGGAGGCCGTGATAGACGCCTGCCGCCTGCGCCTGCGGCCGATCCTGATGACGTCCTTCGCCTTCATCCTCGGCGTCTTGCCGCTGGTGATCTCGTCCGGCTCGGGCTCGGAGATGCGGCAAGCCGTCGGCGTGGCCGTGTTCTTCGGCATGATCGGTGTCACCCTGTTTGGGCTTCTGTTCACGCCGATCTTCTATGTGGTGGTGCGGAACCTGGCCGAGGGGAAGAACGAGGGGAAGCCGAAGGCGGTGGGCTGA
- a CDS encoding efflux RND transporter periplasmic adaptor subunit, producing the protein MTGPDGSEQFVKTHDFVSPRPYAIVGLLAAAFVLTGCGQPASQASAPPPAPVTVAQPVKRTVTDWDEFTGRFEAMEEVQVRPRVGGFVNSVEFQDGAIVRQGDLLYVIDPRPFEAVATQAEGQLSDARAKVELAKRELDRGLSLVQTSAVSEQVVDQRRQALQAAHAAETQAEGALKVAKLNIEFTHVTAPLTGRVSRHLVSPGNLVQGSDTGTSTLLTSIVTLDPIYIYFDMDEATFIKYSKLWFEGRRPSSRDTANPVQVTLAGETKPSREGSINFLDNRLDVSTGTLRSRAVVKNTDLSILPGQFGRIRLIGSAPYEALLIPDVAVATDQSRKIVFVVKPDDTVEARPVTLGPLDEGLRVIREGLKADDRVIVNGIQRARVGAKVAPQTAPAPAGGKS; encoded by the coding sequence ATGACTGGACCGGACGGAAGCGAGCAATTTGTCAAAACGCACGATTTCGTTTCGCCTCGGCCTTACGCCATCGTCGGCCTTCTCGCCGCGGCGTTCGTGCTCACCGGTTGCGGCCAGCCGGCCTCGCAAGCGAGCGCTCCCCCGCCGGCGCCGGTAACCGTCGCCCAACCGGTCAAGCGCACCGTCACCGATTGGGACGAGTTCACCGGCCGCTTCGAGGCGATGGAGGAGGTGCAGGTCCGCCCGCGCGTCGGCGGGTTCGTCAACTCTGTCGAATTCCAGGATGGCGCCATCGTGCGTCAGGGCGATCTGCTCTACGTCATCGACCCACGTCCGTTCGAGGCGGTGGCCACGCAGGCCGAGGGGCAGCTTTCCGATGCCCGTGCCAAGGTGGAGCTTGCAAAGCGGGAGCTCGATCGCGGTTTGAGCCTGGTGCAGACCAGCGCCGTCTCCGAGCAGGTGGTCGATCAGCGCCGTCAGGCCTTGCAGGCCGCGCACGCTGCCGAAACACAGGCCGAGGGTGCGCTCAAAGTCGCCAAGCTCAATATCGAATTCACGCATGTGACGGCGCCGCTGACCGGCCGCGTCAGCCGCCACCTTGTCAGCCCTGGCAATCTCGTGCAGGGCAGCGATACCGGAACGTCGACGCTGCTCACCTCGATCGTGACGCTCGACCCGATCTATATCTATTTCGACATGGATGAGGCGACCTTCATCAAATACAGCAAGCTGTGGTTCGAAGGCCGCCGCCCGAGTTCGCGCGATACGGCGAACCCGGTGCAGGTGACGCTCGCCGGCGAGACGAAACCATCCCGTGAAGGCAGCATCAATTTCCTCGACAACCGCCTCGATGTCTCCACCGGCACGCTGCGCAGCCGCGCCGTGGTCAAGAACACCGATCTTTCGATCCTGCCCGGTCAGTTCGGGCGTATCAGACTGATCGGCAGCGCGCCCTATGAAGCGCTGCTGATCCCCGACGTTGCGGTCGCAACTGACCAGTCCCGCAAGATCGTGTTCGTGGTCAAGCCGGACGACACCGTCGAGGCGCGTCCCGTGACGCTCGGACCGCTCGACGAGGGCCTGCGCGTGATCCGCGAGGGATTGAAGGCGGACGACCGCGTCATCGTCAACGGCATCCAGCGCGCCCGCGTCGGTGCCAAGGTCGCACCGCAGACGGCACCAGCGCCCGCCGGTGGCAAATCATGA
- a CDS encoding lipocalin-like domain-containing protein: MSADRISRRTFAGGIAALAAVSRAGAQGYAGLGETADGFAKVTPGKTFAFPGDHGPHPEFRIEWWYLTANLVDGSGAACGLQWTLFRQATQPGPQGEGWANQQVWMAHAAVTRADTHRFNELFSRGGVGQAGVTAKPFSAWIDDWEMNGSERTEDRALAPLTLKASGADFSYVLTLEADRPVVLQGAGGYSRKSERGQASYYYSQPFYRARGTLTIDDRTVDVSGQAWMDREWSSQPLDADQTGWDWLSLHLSSGDKLMLYRLRQKDGKDYPFGNWISAAGETQMIAGDDIQMMPKATAEVAGHKLPVEWQIAIPSRSFSIQCKPLNPQAWMGTGFSYWEGPISFAGTHDGVGYLELTGY, translated from the coding sequence ATGAGCGCTGACAGGATCTCCCGGCGCACCTTCGCGGGCGGGATCGCCGCGCTCGCGGCTGTCAGCCGCGCGGGCGCGCAAGGTTATGCCGGGCTCGGCGAAACGGCCGACGGCTTTGCGAAGGTCACACCGGGGAAGACGTTCGCCTTTCCCGGCGATCACGGGCCGCATCCGGAGTTTCGCATCGAGTGGTGGTATCTCACGGCGAATCTCGTCGATGGCAGCGGCGCGGCTTGCGGCCTGCAATGGACGCTGTTCCGGCAGGCGACGCAGCCGGGGCCGCAGGGCGAGGGCTGGGCCAATCAACAGGTGTGGATGGCGCATGCCGCGGTAACGCGCGCCGACACCCACCGCTTCAACGAGCTGTTTTCCCGCGGTGGTGTGGGACAGGCCGGCGTCACGGCGAAACCGTTCTCGGCCTGGATCGACGATTGGGAGATGAACGGATCCGAGCGCACCGAAGATCGCGCTTTAGCGCCGCTGACGCTGAAGGCCTCGGGCGCCGACTTCAGTTACGTGCTGACGCTCGAGGCCGATCGTCCGGTGGTGTTGCAGGGCGCCGGCGGCTACAGCCGTAAATCGGAGCGCGGTCAGGCCTCCTATTATTACAGCCAGCCGTTCTATCGCGCCCGCGGCACGCTCACCATCGACGATAGGACGGTCGATGTTTCCGGCCAGGCCTGGATGGACCGCGAATGGAGCAGCCAGCCACTCGATGCCGACCAGACCGGCTGGGACTGGCTGTCGCTGCACCTGTCATCCGGTGACAAGCTGATGCTGTACCGGCTCCGGCAGAAGGACGGCAAAGATTATCCGTTCGGCAACTGGATCAGCGCGGCGGGCGAGACGCAGATGATCGCGGGCGACGATATCCAGATGATGCCGAAAGCGACGGCTGAGGTCGCGGGACACAAGCTCCCGGTGGAATGGCAGATCGCGATCCCCTCGCGGTCGTTCTCGATCCAGTGCAAGCCGCTCAATCCACAGGCGTGGATGGGGACCGGTTTTTCCTATTGGGAAGGGCCGATCAGCTTTGCCGGTACGCATGACGGCGTTGGCTATCTCGAGCTGACCGGGTATTGA
- a CDS encoding ABC transporter substrate-binding protein codes for MKSALLAAVAFSALLLAAPASAQGVKIGILNDQSGVYADYGGKWSVEAARMAIEDFGGEVLGQKVELVTADHQNKPDLATSIARRWYDVENVDMITELTTSSVALAIHELSKEKKKIDIVVGAATSRLTGDACQPYGFHWAYDTRALGVGTGGSLTKAGGDSWFFLTADYAFGYALEKDTSEIVTANGGKVLGSVRVPLNSSDFSSFLLQAQSSKAKIVGLANAGLDTTNSIKQASEFGIVSGGQKLAGLLMTLAEVNGLGLQAAQGLVLTEGYYWDINDRTRHLGERFLKRTGRMPNMIQAGTYSATLSYLKAVKAAGSKDPDAVAKKLKELPVDDDFAQGGKVLENGRMVHDMYLFEVKKPAESKKPWDYYKQLAVVPGEKAFFTAKESGCPLTK; via the coding sequence ATGAAATCAGCACTTTTGGCCGCTGTCGCATTTTCTGCTTTGCTGCTGGCCGCGCCGGCCTCTGCGCAAGGCGTCAAGATCGGCATCCTCAACGACCAGTCCGGCGTCTACGCCGATTACGGCGGCAAATGGTCGGTCGAGGCCGCCCGGATGGCGATCGAGGATTTCGGCGGCGAGGTGCTGGGCCAGAAGGTGGAGCTCGTCACCGCCGACCACCAGAACAAGCCGGATCTCGCGACCTCGATCGCGCGCCGCTGGTACGATGTCGAGAACGTCGACATGATCACGGAGCTGACGACCTCATCGGTCGCGCTCGCGATCCACGAGCTTTCCAAGGAAAAGAAGAAGATCGACATCGTCGTCGGCGCTGCGACCTCGCGCCTCACCGGCGATGCCTGCCAGCCCTATGGCTTCCACTGGGCTTATGACACCCGCGCGCTCGGTGTCGGCACCGGCGGCTCGCTGACCAAGGCCGGCGGCGACAGCTGGTTCTTCCTCACCGCGGACTACGCCTTCGGCTACGCGCTGGAGAAGGACACCAGCGAGATCGTCACCGCCAATGGCGGCAAGGTGCTCGGTTCGGTGCGCGTGCCGCTCAACTCCTCGGACTTCTCCTCCTTCCTGCTCCAGGCGCAGAGCTCGAAGGCGAAGATCGTCGGCCTTGCCAATGCCGGCCTCGACACCACCAATTCGATCAAGCAGGCGTCCGAGTTCGGCATCGTCTCCGGTGGCCAGAAGCTCGCGGGCCTCTTGATGACGCTCGCCGAAGTGAACGGCCTCGGCTTGCAGGCCGCGCAAGGCCTGGTGCTGACCGAGGGCTATTACTGGGATATCAACGACCGCACGCGCCATCTCGGCGAACGCTTTCTCAAGCGCACCGGCCGGATGCCGAACATGATCCAGGCCGGCACCTATTCGGCGACGCTGAGCTATCTCAAGGCGGTCAAGGCCGCCGGGTCCAAGGATCCGGATGCGGTCGCCAAGAAGCTGAAGGAGCTGCCGGTCGACGACGACTTCGCGCAAGGCGGCAAGGTGCTCGAGAACGGCCGCATGGTCCACGACATGTATCTGTTCGAGGTCAAGAAGCCCGCGGAATCGAAGAAGCCCTGGGACTATTACAAGCAGCTCGCGGTCGTTCCCGGCGAGAAGGCGTTCTTCACTGCCAAGGAGAGCGGCTGCCCGCTGACGAAGTGA